The DNA sequence TGGCTGCCCAGGCCTGCATGCAGTACGCGCGGGCCGCCTCGATCACTTCACCGTGGTCGGCCAGCGACAGCAGCTTGAGGCCGCCTCGCCAGCCGGACTGGTTGCGGCCCAATACATCTCCTTCGCCACGCTCGGCCAGATCCAGATCCGCCAAGGCGAAGCCGTCCAAGGTGGCTGCGACGGCCTTCAGGCGCTGACCCGCTTTGGATCCAGGCCCGCTGGAGGTCACCAGCAGACAGAGGCTGGCGTGCTCGCCGCGGCCGATCCGACCGCGAAGCTGGTGCAGCTGGCTGATACCGAACCAGTCGGCGTCGGCGATCAGCATGACGGTGGCGTTGGGTACGTCGACACCGACCTCGATGACCGTGGTGCAGACCAGCACGTCGACCGCACCGCTGCGGAACGCCGTCATCACCGCGTCCTTCTCGTCCCCGGTCAACCGCCCGTGCATCAAGCCCAGCCGCAATCCCGACAACGGCCCGGCTCGCAGCTGATCGAACAACCCCACCGCGGTGGCCGAGGTTCGGCCGCCCTCATCGGCTGAACCGGGTTTGCTCGGCTCGTCGGTCTCGTCGATGCGGGGTGCCACCACGTAGGCCTGCCGTCCGGCCGTCACCTCCTCGCGGATCCGCGCCCACGCCCGATCCAGCCAGGTCGGCTTCTCCTTGACGAAGATCACCGAGCTCGCGATGGGCTGGCGTCCGCGGGGCAGCTCACGCAACGTGGAGGTCTCCAGATCGCCGTAAACGGTGAGCGCCACCGTGCGCGGAATCGGAGTGGCGGTCATCACCAGCAGGTGCGGAGTGATGCCGTCAGGAGCTTTGGCGCGCAACCGATCTCGCTGCTCCACGCCAAATCGATGTTGTTCGTCGACGACCACCATGCCCAGGTTGTCGAATTCGACCGCGTCGACCAGCAGGGCGTGAGTGCCCACGACGATGCCGGCCCGGCCGCCGGCGATCTCGGCGCGAGCCTGCTTCTTGGCGGCCGCGGACATCGAGCCGGTGAGCAGCGCCACCGCGGTGGCATTGTCGGCCCCGCCCAGCTGACCGCCGAGCGCCAGCGGCCCGAGCATGTCACGTATCGATCGGGCGTGTTGGGCAGCAAGGACTTCGGTGGGCGCCAACAGGGCGCACTGATAGCCGGCATCAACCAGCTGCAGCATCGCCAGCAGCGCGACGATCGTCTTGCCCGAGCCGACCTCACCCTGCAGCAGCCGATTCATCGGGCGACTGGCGGCCAGTTCGCCTTCGAGCACGCCAAGGACCTCGCGCTGCCCGGCGGTCAGCTCGAACGGCAGCCGCCGCAACAGCTCTGCGACCATCCCGTTGTCGCGGCGCGGTGCCGGTAACCCGGATTCGGACAGTTCACCGTTTCGACGCATCGCCAACGCCCACTGCAGACCGAACGCTTCGTCGACGGCCAACCGAGCCCGGGCGCGATCCCGTTCGGCGGCGTTCTCCGACAGGTGGATTGCGCGCAGCGCTTCGTCTTCGCCGAGCAGACCCCGTTCGGCGCGCACCGCAGCCGGCAGCGGGTCCGGAACCGGATCGAGGACGTCGAGCACCTGCCGCACACAGGCGAAAATGTCCCAGCTCTGCAGTTTCGCGGTCGCCGGGTAGATCGGGTAGCAGCTGCGCTCGAAGTCCGACTGGTTGACCTGGCCGCTGACCTTCTGCGAGGCATCGGCGATGTTGCGCAGCGAACTGCTGCCGAAGTTGCGATCGTGGGCTGCACCATCGGCTTCCTTGAGTACCAGGAAGTCCGGATGGGTGAGCTGGATCGCACCCCGATACAGCTTGACCTCCCCGGACAGCATCACCCGCGTGCCGGGGGTCAACCGCCAGCGCAGGCCTTTGGGGTTGAAGAACGTCGCACTGACCTTGTTGCGGCCGCTACCGACGGTGACAGCGAGGTATTTGCCGTTGCGCCGCTGCATGTCTTTGAGCACCGCCGAGCCAATGGTGTCGACGATGGTGATGTGGTCGCCTTCGGCGGGGCGGCTGTCCGCCGCACCGCGCACCCCGGTGCCTTCGACATAGCTGCGCGGGTAGTGCCGCAACAGGTCTCCGACGGTGCGGATGCCAAAGCATTCGTCGAGTTTGTCGGCGGCATCAGAGCCGACGATGAAATCCAGCCGGTCGGCCAAGGTCACCATCGCTACTCGACCCCGATCAGCAGCGCGTCCCCCCGATGCCCGGTGAAGTAGGTCGCCAGTTCGGTTCCCGGGTGCTGGTCGTGCACGTGCCGCGTCAAGACGTCCATCACATCTTCTTCTAACCCATCGATGCCCGCACCGAACAACACCGTCACCAACTCACCGCCGGCCGCCAGCAGCAGGTCGATCAGGCCAATCGCCGCGGCGCCGACATTGCGGGCCACGATCAGCACCTCGTCACCGGCGATGCCCAGGCCGTCACCGGGCCGGCAGGAACCGGCCCAGGTCAGCGCCTGTTCGGTGGCGACCCGCACCGATCCGAGCCGGGTGCTGCCGGCGGCCCGGGCCATGGTGTAGCCGTCATCGACCACCGGACGGCCAGGATCGTGGACCGCCAACGCCGACAGCCCCTGCACCATCGAGCCGGTCGGCACCGGCACCACCTCGATACCCCAGCCGATGGCCGCGGTACAGCCCGCCACCAGTTCCTCGGCGGCGACATAGCCGTTGGGCAGCAGCATCACCTGCGCAGCGCCGGTGTCCACCACCGCCCGTAGCAACTGCTGGGCGGTGACCATCATGACCGGCTCGGCACTGTGCGGATCGGGCCGCAGTACGCAGGCGCCTTCGGAGTCGAACAGCGCCTCGGCGCCGTCGCCGTCGACCACGGCCAGCACCGCACGCTCCCGGGCCCAGCTGCCCGGGGACGGGCCGGCGGCCCCGGCGAGGGCCGAGATCTGGATACGCCGCGGCCGGCCGAACGCCAGGCCCGCCTCGACGGCGGCGCCGGCGTCATCGGTGTGCACGTGCACCGAATATCCGCCGACCACCCCCGAGGTGGCGATGGCCACCGATTCTCCGAGCTGATTCAGCCGCTCGCGCAGGGCTTCGATGTCGTCGGGACCGCACTCGCCAAGGAGGTACATGACCTCGAACTGCGGCGCGGGAGCCTCGGTGCCGGCCTCCGGCGGCCGCGGGGACGGCGCGGGCTGGTACGCCGCGCGCACGGGAGCCTGCCCGGTGATCGTGGAGCGCAGTGCGTCGAGCAGCACCAGCAGGCCGCGGCCGCCCGCATCGACCACCCCGGCCTCGGCGAGCACGTCGAGCTGCGCAGTGGTCGCCTCCAGGGCCGTGGCGGCCGCGTCGGTGCCGGCTACCAGCGCCGGGCCCAACGCGGCTCCGCCGGCCGCGCACCGTTCGACGGCCGCGGCGGCAGCCTGCAACACCGACACGATGGTGCCCGGAACCTCGCGGCCGCCCATCGAGGTGACCACCAGCTCCACCCCGTGCCGCAGACCGGCGCCGAGCAGGGCGGAGTCGATGACGCTGACGCCAGTGTCGGCTGCGGTCACATCGGCCAGGCCGCGCAGGATCTGCGACAGGATCACCCCGGAGTTGCCGCGCGCACCGTGCAGCGCCCCGGATGACAGGGCGGCCGCGACCCGGCCCACCTCGCCCGAGGCGGCCTCGGTGTTGGCCTCGGCCAGGGCCGAACGCATAGTGAACAGCATGTTTGTTCCGGTGTCGGAGTCGGCGACCGGGAAGACGTTGAGCTGGTTGATCTCGTCGGTGTGGGTGATCAGGTCACCGACGGCGGTGTGCGCCCAGTCCCGCAAGGTCGCCGCATCCAGCCGACGATCGGGGTTGCCCACCTGCACCCACCTTCCTGCCGCCACCTCCGGTGGCCGCAAGCCTAATCACTCCGGACGACAGCACAGCTCACGTCCGTCCGGCCGGGAGGGGCGTTTTGGTGGTTGCCCCGCCGGGCGGGTATCCTGATCAGGTTGTCGGGCCACCCGCTGAGGTCGTTGGCCCTCAAGCAGACGTTTTGAGGAGTGTCACATATGGCTGCCGTGTGCGATATCTGCGGAAAGGGCCCCGGCTTCGGTAAGTCGGTGTCCCACTCGCACCGTCGGACCAGCCGTCGGTGGGACCCGAACATTCAGGTTGTGCACGCCGCGCGGCCCGGCGGCAACAAGCAGCGCCTGAACGCCTGCACCTCGTGCATCAAGGCCGGCAAGGTCGTCCGCGGCTAAGTCCGCTCTTTGCTCGCCGAGCGCAGGACATCCGTGCCTCGTCGGCGATGTGCGCGTCCCGCTGAACGGGCTACTCCAGCCGCCAGTCGATCGGCTCGGCTCCCATCTGCGCCAGCAGCTCGTTGGCGCGGCTGAACGGCCGCGATCCGAAGAAGCCGCGCGACGCCGACAGTGGCGACGGGTGCGGTGATTCGATCGCGACGCAGCGGTCGGACAGCATTGGCTTCAGTGTTCCCGCGTCGCGTCCCCACAGGATCGCCACCATCGGCTGATTGCGGGCCACCAACGCGCGGATCGCACATTCGGTGACGGCCTCCCAGCCCTTGCCGCGATGTGACGCCGGCGTGCCCGGCCGCACGGTGAGCACCCTGTTGAGCAGCAGTACACCCCGCTGCGCCCACGCGGAAAGATCGCCGTTGGACGGCTTGGGATAGCCCAGATCCGCGCTGTACTCGGTGAAGATGTTCTCCAGGCTGCGCGGCAGCGGCCGAACATCCGGCGCGACCGAGAAGCTCAGGCCTACCGCGTGGCCGGGCGTCGGGTACGGGTCCTGCCCGACGATCAACACCCTGACGTTGTCGAACGGAAACGTGAAGGCACGCAAGATGTTCTGCCCTTCGGGCAGATAGCCGTGACCGGACGTCGTCTCCTCACGCAGAAACTGCCCCAGCGCGGCGACGTGATCGGTCACCGGTGCCAGCGCAGTGGCCCAACCGCTTTCGACAAGTTCAGGAAGTGGACG is a window from the Mycobacterium sp. SVM_VP21 genome containing:
- the rpmB gene encoding 50S ribosomal protein L28; this encodes MAAVCDICGKGPGFGKSVSHSHRRTSRRWDPNIQVVHAARPGGNKQRLNACTSCIKAGKVVRG
- a CDS encoding DAK2 domain-containing protein; this encodes MGNPDRRLDAATLRDWAHTAVGDLITHTDEINQLNVFPVADSDTGTNMLFTMRSALAEANTEAASGEVGRVAAALSSGALHGARGNSGVILSQILRGLADVTAADTGVSVIDSALLGAGLRHGVELVVTSMGGREVPGTIVSVLQAAAAAVERCAAGGAALGPALVAGTDAAATALEATTAQLDVLAEAGVVDAGGRGLLVLLDALRSTITGQAPVRAAYQPAPSPRPPEAGTEAPAPQFEVMYLLGECGPDDIEALRERLNQLGESVAIATSGVVGGYSVHVHTDDAGAAVEAGLAFGRPRRIQISALAGAAGPSPGSWARERAVLAVVDGDGAEALFDSEGACVLRPDPHSAEPVMMVTAQQLLRAVVDTGAAQVMLLPNGYVAAEELVAGCTAAIGWGIEVVPVPTGSMVQGLSALAVHDPGRPVVDDGYTMARAAGSTRLGSVRVATEQALTWAGSCRPGDGLGIAGDEVLIVARNVGAAAIGLIDLLLAAGGELVTVLFGAGIDGLEEDVMDVLTRHVHDQHPGTELATYFTGHRGDALLIGVE
- a CDS encoding uracil-DNA glycosylase, translating into MTARPLPELVESGWATALAPVTDHVAALGQFLREETTSGHGYLPEGQNILRAFTFPFDNVRVLIVGQDPYPTPGHAVGLSFSVAPDVRPLPRSLENIFTEYSADLGYPKPSNGDLSAWAQRGVLLLNRVLTVRPGTPASHRGKGWEAVTECAIRALVARNQPMVAILWGRDAGTLKPMLSDRCVAIESPHPSPLSASRGFFGSRPFSRANELLAQMGAEPIDWRLE
- the recG gene encoding ATP-dependent DNA helicase RecG, which encodes MVTLADRLDFIVGSDAADKLDECFGIRTVGDLLRHYPRSYVEGTGVRGAADSRPAEGDHITIVDTIGSAVLKDMQRRNGKYLAVTVGSGRNKVSATFFNPKGLRWRLTPGTRVMLSGEVKLYRGAIQLTHPDFLVLKEADGAAHDRNFGSSSLRNIADASQKVSGQVNQSDFERSCYPIYPATAKLQSWDIFACVRQVLDVLDPVPDPLPAAVRAERGLLGEDEALRAIHLSENAAERDRARARLAVDEAFGLQWALAMRRNGELSESGLPAPRRDNGMVAELLRRLPFELTAGQREVLGVLEGELAASRPMNRLLQGEVGSGKTIVALLAMLQLVDAGYQCALLAPTEVLAAQHARSIRDMLGPLALGGQLGGADNATAVALLTGSMSAAAKKQARAEIAGGRAGIVVGTHALLVDAVEFDNLGMVVVDEQHRFGVEQRDRLRAKAPDGITPHLLVMTATPIPRTVALTVYGDLETSTLRELPRGRQPIASSVIFVKEKPTWLDRAWARIREEVTAGRQAYVVAPRIDETDEPSKPGSADEGGRTSATAVGLFDQLRAGPLSGLRLGLMHGRLTGDEKDAVMTAFRSGAVDVLVCTTVIEVGVDVPNATVMLIADADWFGISQLHQLRGRIGRGEHASLCLLVTSSGPGSKAGQRLKAVAATLDGFALADLDLAERGEGDVLGRNQSGWRGGLKLLSLADHGEVIEAARAYCMQAWAANPDDPGLATLAAYFTDIDYLDKA